The following coding sequences lie in one Plasmodium sp. gorilla clade G2 genome assembly, chromosome: 11 genomic window:
- a CDS encoding palmitoyltransferase, putative — protein sequence MNNHICAFRDDTRSKEAEEFVRKNGFTLPLQIFQIMSFFIFILIITLIFLMTAFNTDHILFSLFYIFFGTLIIIILILTYVVTKTNPVDPLSFKYLNDMINEEEIKDLYQCDICGFVQPESKHCKVCNKCVSVFDHHCMWVNNCIGKKNYKYFVGLLSTLTLFNCFVFVFCIVYFIISLKHDLIKNRWKYFYGSYNDISFYILLSSLFILNGVVFVLVIQLFGLHIFLISKKMTTYEYILNRSHHSEAEGRNKIRTFFDWIIIDKKRSKRSQNFDQDIERHEIERGEITLKNY from the exons atgaataatcacATTTGTGCATTTAGAGATGATACACGATCAAAAGAAGCTGAAGAATTTGTTCGAAAAAATGGGTTTACATTACCTTTacaaatatttcaaataatgtccttttttatatttatcttgataataacattaatatttcttatgACAGCTTTTAATACAGATCACATATTATTTtcccttttttatatattttttggtaccttaataataataattcttatattaacatatgtAGTTACAAAAACAAATCCCGTAGATCCTTTATCattcaaatatttaaatgatatgattaatgaagaagaaattaaAGACTTATATCAGTGTGATATCTGTGGCTTTGTTCAGCCAGAAAGTAAGCACTGTAAGGTCTGTAATAAATGTGTGTCTGTTTTTGATCATCACTGTATGTGGGTCAACAATTGTATCggcaaaaaaaattacaa ATATTTTGTAGGCTTGTTATCAACCTTAACCCTTTTCAattgttttgtttttgtatTCTGCatagtatattttattatatctctAAAACATGACCTCATAAAAAATAGATggaaatat ttctATGGATCGTATAACGATATATCCTTTTATATCTTATTAAGttctctttttatattaaacggggttgtttttgttttagtTATACAACTTTTTGGGTTACACATTTTTTtgatatcaaaaaaaatgacaacCTATGAGTATATCCTTAATAGATCTCACCAc TCCGAAGCAGAAGGAaggaataaaataagaaCTTTTTTTGATTGGATTATTATAgataaaaa GCGTTCGAAAAGATCTCAAAATTTTGACcaa gatATTGAAAGGCACGAAATTGAAAGAGGAGAGAttacattaaaaaattattaa
- a CDS encoding heat shock factor-binding protein 1 encodes MNFNEMLKSNENNIRSDKLNNFCTSFNNSSMSLNCTKQNNISLLNNNNNNNNNNNNNNINIKVEPKAGEELEIYVENMLNELKTKMQSLSDNLLNKVDNMEKYLDELENIMMNYTSQNNLQ; translated from the coding sequence atgaattttaACGAAATGTTAAAGagtaatgaaaataatattaggaGTGACAAGTTGAATAATTTTTGTacttcatttaataattccTCTATGTCCTTGAATTGTACAAAACAAAATaacatatcattattaaataataataacaacaataataataataataataataataatataaatataaaagttgAACCTAAAGCAGGAGAAGAACTAGAAATTTATGTAGAAAATATGCTGAACGAATTAAAAACCAAAATGCAGAGCTTATCAGATAATCTATTAAATAAAGTTGACAATATGGAAAAATATTTAGACGAActagaaaatattatgatgaaCTATACATCTCAAAATAATTTACAGTAA